A single genomic interval of Camelina sativa cultivar DH55 chromosome 11, Cs, whole genome shotgun sequence harbors:
- the LOC104725751 gene encoding DNA-binding protein HEXBP-like, giving the protein MVNQRRRLAQKRYKEAHPELFPKAEPTPPKDPDKKKKKKSLFKKKKPGSSTDRPQRKGSSTRHPLRVPGMKPGEGCFICHSKTHIAKLCPEKAEWERNKICLQCRRRGHSLKNCPDKKDDSLEKKICYNCGDTGHSLSHCPYPLEDGGTKFASCFICKGQGHISKNCPQNKHGIYPMGGCCKVCGSVAHLVKDCPDKATQESAQPKRSSRFDATPRGKLTKLSGDDLEDDFTEEPKSIKISDDSDEKKPKKKQGPKIVNFVG; this is encoded by the exons ATGGTGAACCAAAGGCGCAGGCTTGCGCAGAAGCGATACAAAGAAGCTCATCCAGAGCTGTTTCCAAAAGCAGAACCAACGCCACCAAAGGACcctgacaagaagaagaagaagaagagcttgtttaagaaaaagaaacctgGATCCTCCACTGATAGACCTCAGAGAAAAGGTTCTTCTACGAGGCATCCTCTCCGAGTTCCTGGTATGAAACCTGGAGAAGGCTGTTTTATCTGTCACTCCAAAACCCATATTGCTAAGCTCTGCCCTGAAAAAGCTGAGTGGGAGAGAAACAag ATATGCTTGCAATGTAGGAGAAGAGGGCATAGTCTTAAAAACTGCCCAGACAAGAAAGATGACAGCCTTGAGAAGAAGATCTGTTACAATTGTGGAGATACTGGCCATTCACTTTCTCATTGTCCTTACCCTTTGGAAGATG GAGGGACCAAATTTGCAAGTTGTTTCATATGCAAGGGACAAGGGCACATAAGCAAGAACTGTCCTCAAAACAAGCATGGAATCTACCCAATG GGTGGGTGTTGTAAAGTATGCGGGAGTGTGGCGCATCTCGTCAAAGACTGTCCCGATAAAGCTACCCAAGAGTCAGCCCAACCAAAGAGGAGTTCAA GATTTGATGCTACACCAAGAGGAAAGCTCACTAAGCTTAGTGGGGACGATCTTGAGGACGATTTCACTGAAGAGCCCAAAAGCATCAAGATCTCTGATGATTCAGATGAGAAGAAGCCTAAAAAGAAACAAGGTCCAAAGATTGTTAATTTCGTTGGATGA
- the LOC104725745 gene encoding MATH domain-containing protein At5g43560-like produces the protein MAETDQVDDGYGLKLSELFGKHTCKIEEYSVIDKKPIRSRLFEVGGCQWYILVYPEGCDVSGFLSLFLCVGNYDQLLPGWSHLAQFTMSVVNKDPKRSKFSDTLHQFWKKEHDWGWKKFMELPNLKYGFIDDFNSLTITAQVQVIRERVDRPFRCLDNDYRRELVRVYLPNVELIFRRFVQEKRSKLEKLMEDKARWTSLRAFWSGMDQDSRRGTSREKMNVILTGVVKCFFIKKEVTSTLVMDYLYSALKDLEGQTQNKKAPRMLEAKELPAPVVSVDKDMFVLDDDVLLLLERAVLEPMPPKDERGPQNRIKAGNNGEEFDKESYEHDEMHLTELGRRVVEICALFHIFSKIEVAHQEVIVLKMQEELIREEEEAGVGSRGGQKKLNQRNRAKPKRNK, from the exons ATGGCAGAGACTGATCAGGTGGATGATGGCTATG GCCTTAAACTCTCTGAATTATTTGGAAAACATACATGTAAGATTGAGGAATATTCAGTAATCGACAAAAAGCCGATCCGTAGCCGTCTTTTTGAAGTCGGCGGCTGCCAATG gtatattttagtttatccCGAGGGATGTGATGTTTCCGGTTTTCTCTCCTTATTTCTCTGTGTTGGAAACTATGATCAACTTCTTCCAG GCTGGAGTCATCTTGCTCAGTTTACAATGTCTGTGGTGAATAAAGATCCAAAGAGGTCTAAGTTTTCAG ATACGCTGCACCAATTTTGGAAGAAAGAGCATGATTGGGGATGGAAAAAGTTTATGGAGTTACCGAACTTAAAGTATGGGTTCATAGATGATTTTAACTCTCTTACAATTACTGCTCAAGTTCAGGTGATCAG AGAGAGGGTGGACCGACCTTTTCGGTGCCTTGATAATGATTACAGGAGAGAACTTGTTAGGGTGTATTTGCCAAATGTAGAGCTTATTTTCCGACGTTTTGTGCAAGAGAAAAGAAGCAAGCTTGAGAAGTTGATGGAGGACAAGGCAAGATGGACAAG CTTACGTGCTTTCTGGTCAGGGATGGACCAAGACTCTAGGCGTGGGACGTCTAGAGAGAAAATGAACGTAATCCTGACAGGGGTTGTGAAATGCTTTTTCATAAAAAAGGAAGTTACATCCACTCTGGTGATGGATTACTTGTATAGTGCGTTGAAGGATCTTGAAGGGCAAACTCAGAACAAGAAAGCTCCAAGAATGTTAGAAGCCAAAGAACTGCCAGCTCCGGTTGTTAGTGTGGACAAAGATATGTTCGTATTAGACGATGATGTGCTGTTGCTCTTAGAGAGAGCTGTTCTAGAGCCGATGCCTCCAAAAGATGAGAGAGGTCCTCAGAACCGTATAAAG GCTGGCAATAATGGAGAAGAGTTTGACAAGGAATCCTATGAGCATGATGAGATGCATTTAACTGAGTTGGGTAGACGAGTTGTGGAGATATGTGCTCTTTTCCATATCTTTAG CAAAATTGAGGTTGCACATCAAGAAGTTATTGTGCTAAAAATGCAAGAGGAACTTATTCGTGAGGAAGAGGAAGCTGGAGTTGGCAGTAGGGGTGggcaaaaaaaacttaaccaaaGAAACCGAGCCAAACCAAAGCGAAATAAGTGA
- the LOC104725746 gene encoding exocyst complex component EXO70A1-like produces the protein MGVAQAMEALTKRAGLMKESLQKSQTITDNMVGILGSFDHRLSALETAMRPTQIRTHSIRRAHENIDKTLKAAEVILDQFDLSKKAEAKILRGPHEDLESYLEAIDQLRGTIKFFSNNKMFKSASGVISHATGLLSKALSKLEDEFRQILQNYSKPMEPDRLFECLPSNLRPSSEGEGGGGGGKSHDPHHKSLENAIFTVPTVIPPRVLPLLHDLAQQMVQAGHQQQLFKTYRDTRAAVLEQSLRKLGVERLSKDDVQRMQWEVLEAKIGNWIHYMRISVKLLFAAEKKICDQILDGVESLRDQCFGEVTVNSVAVLLSFGEAIAKSKRSPEKLFVLLDMYEIMRELQPEIELLFGSQPCTEMKDSALNLTKRLAQTAQETFADFEEAVEKDATKTAVMDGTVHPLTSYVINYVKFLFDYQSTLRLLFQEFDCKDPDTELGAVTTRIMHALQNNLDGKSKQYKDAALTQLFLMNNVHYIVRSVRRSEAKDLLGDDWVQIHRRIVQQHANQYKRVSWAKILQCLTVQSSGSGPVDNSSISRASVKDRFKTFNSQFEELHQRQCQWTVPDSELRESLRLAVAEVLLPAFRSFLKRFGPMIESGKNPQKYIRFSPEDLERMLNEFFEGKTWSEPKR, from the exons atggGGGTGGCTCAAGCGATGGAGGCCCTAACCAAACGAGCAGGTTTGATGAAGGAGTCTCTACAAAAGAGCCAGACCATTACCGACAACATGGTCGGAATCCTAGGTTCCTTTGATCACCGTCTCTCGGCTCTTGAAACAGCCATGCGTCCCACCCAG ATAAGAACACATTCTATAAGGAGAGCTCACGAGAATATTGACAAGACATTAAAAGCAGCTGAGGTTATATTGGATCAATTTGATCTCAGTAAAAAG GCGGAAGCTAAAATACTGAGAGGACCACATGAGGATCTTGAAAGTTACCTGGAAGCAATTGATCAACTGAGAGGAACTATCAAATTTTTCAGCAACAACAAGATGTTCAAGAGTGCCAGTGGAGTTATTAGTCATGCTACCGGTTTACTCTCTAAAGCTCTATCAAAGCTAGAGGATGAGTTCAGACAGATACTGCAAAACTACAG CAAGCCAATGGAACCTGATCGACTTTTCGAATGTCTTCCAAGCAATCTGAGACCATCGTCAGAAGGTGaaggtggtggtggcggcggcaAGAGCCATGACCCGCATCACAAGAGCTTAGAAAACGCTATTTTTACAGTCCCAACAGTCATTCCCCCGAGAGTCCTCCCTCTGCTTCATGATTTGGCTCAACAAATGGTTCAAGCTGGTCATCAGCAACAACTTTTTAAAACTTACAG GGATACTCGAGCTGCGGTGTTGGAACAGAGTTTGCGAAAATTAGGTGTGGAGAGGCTTAGCAAAGATGATGTTCAAAGAATGCAATGGGAGGTCTTAGAGGCCAAGATTGGGAATTGGATCCATTACATGCGAATATCA GTGAAACTGTTGTTTGCTGCggaaaagaaaatatgtgaCCAAATACTCGATGGAGTTGAGTCTCTAAGAGATCAGTGTTTTGGTGAAGTCACTGTAAATAGTGTAGCTGTGCTGCTTAGTTTCGGGGAAGCTATTGCAAAAAGCAAGAGATCACCTGAGAAACTCTTTGTTCTGTTAGATATGTATGAAATAATGAGAGAGCTTCAGCCCGAG ATTGAGTTGCTCTTTGGAAGCCAACCTTGTACCGAGATGAAAGATTCTGCGCTGAATCTGACAAAGCGATTAGCACAGACAGCTCAAGAAACTTTTGCTGATTTTGAAGAAGCCGTTGAAAAGGATGCTACAAAAACCGCGGTTATGGATGGAACCGTACATCCTCTTACTAGCTATGTCATAAATTATGTCAAGTTCTTGTTCGA TTATCAATCGACGTTGAGGCTACTTTTTCAAGAGTTTGACTGTAAAGATCCTGATACTGAGCTGGGAGCTGTGACAACGAGGATCATGCATGCTTTACAGAACAATCTGGATGGTAAATCGAAACAGTACAAAGATGCAGCATTAACTCAACTTTTCCTCATGAACAATGTTCACTACATTGTGAGATCTGTCAGGAG GTCAGAAGCAAAGGATTTACTGGGTGATGATTGGGTTCAAATTCATCGAAGAATTGTACAACAACATGCAAATCAGTACAAGAGAGTTTCTTGGGCAAAG ATTTTGCAGTGTCTCACGGTTCAGTCTAGTGGGAGCGGTCCGGTAGATAACTCAAGTATATCAAGAGCATCAGTAAAAGACAGATTCAAGACTTTCAATTCTCAGTTTGAAGAGCTTCACCAAAGACAATGCCAATGGACTGTTCCGGACAGCGAGTTGCGTGAATCTCTCAGACTTGCTGTTGCGGAGGTCCTTTTACCTGCCTTCAGATCGTTTCTAAAACGTTTCGG GCCGATGATAGAGAGTGGTAAGAACCCACAGAAGTACATAAGGTTCAGTCCTGAGGATCTTGAGCGGATGCTTAACGAGTTCTTCGAAGGCAAGACTTGGAGTGAACCCAAGAGATAA
- the LOC104728818 gene encoding uncharacterized protein LOC104728818, with protein MEANKVIEKSVIAIMMTKYQSLQPLVQSSSALEVDECDDPYNDPFGGFEQCTEEDFSNVMADPNPNLMDMSFLENSPPPLDFSTLSIDVDETKLLHKFDLSVADYDINDEFDELSFVDDGFTISWDMFEPSNDDDLNENINNDVLGEIGNDNGNNNVGEITTLEVSTRVFSDPNGPDFESGGTSTIDLLVPTTSDEMLVCSCCKMLRELVHIKDGEMSTLEIFGGIGFFCHAILLTQWFASDSTERQSQTFHLKDLTMEEVKRFIEDYCSERVASGLSLVQDTNATFYQAISANSIFNQLPPMLTIPSPTDVPMFLGSPDEALDVPLVPLHVGPREETTTGVPKERKKRKTPLATQRERTKRLTLKDINMLFHLPIETAAKQMNLCPTVLKKICRKGSLMRWPHRKIKSLHTKITSLKSLVHTAKNDEVKARTEAEIERLQRRVDKICSDALKNMK; from the exons CAATCATCATCCGCTCTTGAAGTCGACGAGTGTGATGATCCATACAATGATCCATTCGGTGGGTTCGAGCAGTGTACGGAAGAAGACTTCTCCAATGTCATGGCAGACCCTAATCCCAATTTGATGGACATGTCATTTCTCGAGAACTCGCCGCCTCCTCTGGACTTTTCTACATTATCCATAGATGTTGACGAAACTAAGTTGTTGCACAAATTTGATCTTTCAGTCGCTGATTACGACATCAACGACGAGTTCGATGAATTGTCTTTTGTGGACGATGGGTTTACCATATCTTGGGACATGTTCGAACCTTCGAATGATGATGATCTCAACGAAAACATCAACAATGATGTCCTAGGTGAGATTGGTAATGATAATGGTAATAACAATGTTGGTGAAATTACAACACTTGAAGTGAGCACTCGAGTTTTCAGTGATCCTAATGGTCCAGACTTTGAAAGTGGTGGTACATCAACAATCGATCTTCTGGTACCGACAACCTCTGATGAAATGCTCGTATGCTCTTGTTGCAAAATGCTCCGAGAATTAGTTCATATCAAGG atGGTGAAATGAGTACACTGGAAATCTTTGGAGGGATTGGTTTCTTTTGCCATGCGATATTGCTGACTCAATGGTTTGCTTCTGATTCAACGGAACGTCAATCTCAAACATTTCATCTGAAAGATTTAACGATGGAAGAAGTAAAGAGATTTATAGAAGACTATTGTTCCGAGAGAGTAGCAAGTGGGTTATCACTTGTGCAAGacactaatgctactttctatcaAGCAATAAGTGCTAACTCCATCTTTAACCAGTTGCCGCCTATGTTGACAATACCATCACCCACCGATGTTCCAATGTTTTTGGGTTCGCCTGATGAAGCTCTAGATGTTCCACTTGTGCCGCTACATGTTGGACCGAGAGAGGAAACCACCACTGGCGTgccaaaagaaaggaaaaaacgaaaaacGCCTCTCGCAACACAG AGAGAAAGGACAAAAAGATTGACACTGAAGGATATCAATATGCTTTTTCATCTCCCAATCGAAACAGCGGCGAAGCAGATGAATCTTTGTCCGACAGTTCTAAAAAAGATATGTCGGAAAGGAAGTCTAATGCGATGGCCTCACCGTAAG ATAAAAAGTCTCCATACAAAAATAACGTCATTGAAGAGTTTGGTACACACAGCAAAAAATGATGAAGTGAAGGCTCGCACTGAAGCGGAGATTGAGCGACTTCAGAGACGGGTCGATAAGATTTGTAGCGACGCActcaaaaatatgaaataa
- the LOC104725748 gene encoding exocyst complex component EXO70A1-like, translating into MSHVLHKSDLPELIALEDKPNDESIKVDDGGKGNAHFTDEHHLVLHKDGKVDDITTLYDPCKFKEILENYSKPIDPDHLFECLPSNLRPSRDGEGSGLEKADYSVPTSIPPMVLPLLHGLAQQMVKAGHQQQLIKTYRDNRRAVLEQSLHKLGVERFSKDDVHKMKWDILGAKIKNWIHYMRISVKLLFAMEKKICNQIMDGVEPLRDQSFAEITTVCFDMLLSFGYAIAISRSPDKQFVMIDMYEIMRELQPEFELLFGSKPCTEMKEDALNLTKLLAQTVQETIADFEDAVEMDTTETAVIDGSVHPLTSYVVTYVKYLFDYKSTLRLLFQELDSAKDPDTELKSAITGIMRALRNNLDGKSRQCEDAALTQLFLMNNMYYIVRNFKRTEEARNWLGDDWDQTYGRIVQQHAQRYQTISCNKHLQCIRVQSSGSSSIEDENITKTFVEDKFNTFNSQFEELHQRQCQWIVPDIELRESLRLAIAEIILPPYKSFLKRFGPIVEDGKNPQKYIRFTPEDLERMLNDFFEGQNLD; encoded by the exons ATGTCTCATGTATTGCACAAGTCTGATCTTCCTGAGTTGATAGCACTTGAAGACAAACCCAACGATGAATCTATCAAGGTAGACGACGGAGGAAAAGGCAACGCTCATTTTACAGATGAACATCATCTTGTGTTACATAAAGATGGTAAGGTTGAtgatataaccacattatatgaTCCGTGCAAGTTCAAAGAGATTCTGGAAAATTACAG CAAGCCAATAGACCCTGATCACCTTTTCGAGTGTCTCCCAAGCAATCTTCGGCCATCACGAGACGGTGAAGGTAGTGGCTTAGAGAAAGCCGACTATTCGGTCCCAACAAGCATCCCACCAATGGTTTTGCCTCTGCTTCATGGTTTAGCCCAACAGATGGTTAAAGCTGGTCACCAGCAGCAACTTATCAAAACTTACAG GGATAATCGTAGGGCAGTGTTGGAGCAGAGCCTTCACAAATTAGGTGTCGAGAGATTTAGCAAAGATGATGTTCACAAAATGAAGTGGGATATCTTAGGCGCCAAGATTAAGAACTGGATCCATTACATGCGAATATCA GTGAAACTATTATTTGCTATGGAAAAGAAAATCTGCAACCAAATAATGGATGGTGTGGAGCCACTCAGGGATCAATCTTTTGCTGAAATCACAACAGTTTGTTTTGATATGCTTCTTAGTTTTGGATATGCTATTGCCATTAGCCGATCACCTGATAAACAGTTTGTTATGATAGATATGTATGAGATAATGAGAGAGCTTCAACCAGAG TTTGAGTTGCTCTTTGGAAGCAAACCTTGTACCGAAATGAAAGAAGATGCACTGAATCTGACAAAGCTATTAGCTCAGACAGTGCAAGAAACTATTGCGGATTTCGAAGACGCTGTTGAAATGGATACGACTGAAACTGCTGTTATAGATGGATCCGTACATCCGCTAACTAGTTACGTTGTAACATACGTCAAGTACTTGTTCGA TTACAAATCGACCTTGAGGCTACTTTTTCAAGAGCTTGATAGTGCTAAGGATCCTGATACCGAGCTGAAATCTGCTATAACGGGGATCATGAGGGCTTTACGGAACAATTTGGATGGTAAATCAAGACAGTGCGAAGATGCAGCATTAACTCAACTATTCTTAATGAATAATATGTATTACATAGTGAGAAATTTCAAAAG GACTGAAGAAGCAAGGAATTGGTTGGGTGATGATTGGGATCAAACATATGGAAGAATCGTACAACAACACGCACAGCGGTACCAGACAATTTCTTGTAATAAG CATTTGCAGTGTATCAGGGTTCAATCGAGTGGGAGCAGTTCGATAGAGgatgaaaatataacaaaaacatttgtAGAAGACAAATTCAATACTTTCAATTCTCAATTCGAAGAGCTTCACCAGAGACAATGCCAATGGATAGTTCCGGACATTGAGTTACGCGAATCTCTCAGGCTTGCTATTGCAGAGATTATTTTACCTCCCTACAAATCGTTTCTCAAACGTTTCGG GCCGATTGTAGAAGATGGTAAGAACCCACAGAAGTATATAAGGTTCACTCCTGAGGATCTTGAGCGAATGCTTAACGATTTCTTCGAAGGACAAAACTTGGATTAA
- the LOC104725749 gene encoding actin-depolymerizing factor 12-like has translation MANAASGMAVEDKCKLKFLELKAKRNYRFIIFRIDGQQVVVEKLGSPAENYDDFTNALPPNECRYAVYDFDFTTTENIQKSKIFFIAWSPDSSRVRMKMVYASSKDRFKRELDGIQVELQATDPSEMSLDIIISRAL, from the exons ATG GCGAATGCGGCATCTGGGATGGCGGTAGAGGACAAGTGTAAGCTCAAGTTTTTGGAGCTAAAAGCGAAGAGAAACTATAGGTTCATAATATTCAGGATAGATGGACAACAAGTGGTGGTGGAAAAGCTGGGAAGTCCCGCGGAGAACTACGACGATTTCACCAATGCCCTACCGCCCAATGAGTGCCGCTATGctgtttatgactttgatttCACCACTACTGAGAATATCCAGAAGAGCAAGATCTTCTTCATAGCATG GTCACCGGATTCGTCGAGGGTAAGGATGAAGATGGTGTATGCTAGCTCAAAGGACAGGTTCAAGAGAGAATTGGATGGGATTCAGGTGGAGTTACAAGCCACTGATCCGAGCGAGATGAGTCTTGACATCATCATAAGTCGAGCTCTCTAG
- the LOC104728819 gene encoding uncharacterized protein LOC104728819: MALKTVFVTSMLLLAIYSQTTLGHEVKCENLDEDTCAFAVSSTGKRCVLEKSVRRSGIEVYSCRSSGIESDKVTNIIESNECIEACGLDRKSLGISSDALLESRFTQKLFDTVVIVCTGDCIKP, encoded by the exons ATGGCTTTGAAGACGGTATTTGTTACTTCTATGCTTCTCCTTGCCATCTATTCGCAAACGACGCTAG GGCACGAAGTGAAGTGCGAGAATCTGGATGAAGACACGTGCGCCTTCGCAGTCTCGTCGACAGGAAAGCGCTGCGTTTTGGAGAAGAGCGTGAGGAGGAGTGGGATCGAGGTGTACTCGTGTCGATCATCCGGGATAGAATCGGACAAGGTCACAAACATAATTGAATCAAACGAGTGCATTGAAGCGTGTGGTCTAGACCGCAAATCTTTGGGTATATCTTCGGACGCATTGTTGGAATCTCGGTTTACACAGAAGCTCT TTGATACCGTAGTaattgtttgtaccggggattgcATTAAACCGTAG